The DNA sequence GCGACGCGGTGCCGGATGTGGACGTGTTCCCGGCGCTGGTCCGCGAGGCCGTCGATGAGCTGCTCGAATCGCTGTGACAACCGAACGGATGGAGTGTGCAGATGCGGGTATTCGTCCCGATGACCGTGCCGATGCTGGAACAGCTCTCCCAGGACAGGCTGTTCATGCCGCTGAGCGGGACGGTGTTCACGGTCACGCCGGCGCTGCGTGAGGAGTACACGGCGGACGGCGATGACGAACTCGCCGAGGTGGCGATGGCGGAGGCGGCGCGGGCCTCGTTGCGCCTGCTGTCGGCGCAGCCCGGAGCCCGGATGCGCAGGGTCGTCCTCAGCGCGGATGTCGCCGCGGCCGAGCACCGTCCGGACCTCGACGCTGCGGTCGCGCGCGTGCAGGAGCCGATCACGCTCAAGCAGGTCGCGTCCGTCCACGTCGATCTCGAGGATGCGGAGGACGACGTCCGGCGTGCGGCGGAGGTCGTCGACGCGGCGGATCTGGGCGACGAGGACGCGGAGTTCGCGCTGGGCGACGCGGAGGACCACTCCCTGGCCTGGTACGCCACCCAGGAGTTGCCGTTCCTGCTCGAACTGATGTGAGGGCGGGGGTGGGCCTCGCGTGGCGGCGCGGGCGGGGCCGTGTGCGGTCCGCATGCCGGTAGGCGCGTTCCCCTCACGCCGCCGATGCGGTAACCTACGGTTGCGTAGGTTGCGGGGCGGAGTGGATCGCCGGGCATGACGGATAGCGGGACGAGGGGACGGGCTGTGGGATTCGACCTGGGACACAGGGTCGCGCAGGTGCGGCAGTGGCTGGAGGAGCCGGCCAAGGACGTGGCGACCACCGGATCGCCGCGAAGGAACATGCTGCGCGGCGCGGTCGCGCGGGTGACGACGCCGCTGCTGCCGGACGACTACCTGCACCTGGTCAACCCGCTCTGGTCGGCCCGCGAGCTGCGGGGGCAGATCGTCGAGGTCCGCCCCGAGACGGCCGACTCGGCCACGCTGGTGATCAAGCCGGGCTGGGGGTTCCGCTTCGACTACCGTCCCGGTCAGTACATCGGCATCGGACTGCTCGTGGACGGGCGCTGGCACTGGCGCTCCTACTCGCTGACGTCGAGCCCGGTCGTCGGCGCCCGGCTCATCAC is a window from the Tomitella gaofuii genome containing:
- a CDS encoding DUF6912 family protein, with protein sequence MRVFVPMTVPMLEQLSQDRLFMPLSGTVFTVTPALREEYTADGDDELAEVAMAEAARASLRLLSAQPGARMRRVVLSADVAAAEHRPDLDAAVARVQEPITLKQVASVHVDLEDAEDDVRRAAEVVDAADLGDEDAEFALGDAEDHSLAWYATQELPFLLELM